Proteins encoded in a region of the Salipiger sp. CCB-MM3 genome:
- the putA gene encoding bifunctional proline dehydrogenase/L-glutamate gamma-semialdehyde dehydrogenase PutA → MPYDTLHDLRAEMDAATYADEALTIARLRELAALSEADRAKIGARGADLVRAIRGSAKPGLMEVFLAEYGLSTDEGIALMCLAEALLRVPDAETIDALIEDKIAPSDWGKHMGRSTSPLVNASTWALLLTGKVLDPNQRPGPVGHLRSAMRRLGEPVIRKAVGRAMKEMGAQFVLGETIQSAMKRGSQQEAKGYTYSYDMLGEAARTEPDALRYFTAYADAIRAIGKAAKKDDLRDNPGISVKLSALYPRYEEAKHADVMRVLVPRLVELCEMAAQSKIGLNIDAEEADRLAISLDVIEAALAARSLDGWDGFGVVVQAYGKRASQTLDWLYATAQRLDRKIMVRLVKGAYWDMEIKRAQVMGLTDFPVFTAKHNTDISYIANARKLLGMTDRIYPQFAGHNAHTVAAILHMAGDDRDSFEFQRLHGMGERLHEIVHDKEKTRCRIYAPVGAHRDLLAYLVRRLLENGANSSFVNQIVDESVAPETVAADPFAAKDDRTLARGPELFQPERANSEGFDLTDRPTIARIEAARAPFAGHVWQAGPLLACDAPVGATEDVVNPATLQKTGEITWATPETVAAAATAAQPWSASPAERAAVLNKAADLYEANFGEFFAVLAREAGKTQLDAVAELREAVDFLRYYAARTEGAAPQGVFACISPWNFPLAIFTGQLSAALAAGNAVLAKPAEQTLLIAYRAIQLLHEAGVPKTALQLLPGAGDVGAALTSNPAVNGVAFTGSTETAQIIHKSIAKHLAPGTPFIAETGGLNAMIVDSTALPEQAVQAIVESAFQSAGQRCSALRCLYVQEDIAPHFIEMLKGAMDALNPADPWHLSTDLGPVIDAEAQDGIDAHVQAARADGRLIKQISVPGTGYFVPPTLIKVKGIDDLEREIFGPVLHVATFRSEELDKVIDAINARGYGLTFGLQTRIDDRVQHVTERVHAGNIYVNRNQIGAIVGSQPFGGEGLSGTGPKAGGPLYVDRFRAHPAPMAGGTWSTDEVAARLEEALKTAGCAPQPERRDLPGPTGEANQYMTLAREPVLCMGPGQEAAEAQADAIRALGGVAITAHGKVAPETLATLSGISAALWWGDAGAASAYRQALAGREGPILTLITGAPDKGHARAERHVCIDTTASGGNAALLGGNM, encoded by the coding sequence ATGCCCTACGACACCCTGCACGACCTGCGCGCCGAAATGGATGCCGCCACCTATGCCGATGAGGCTCTGACCATTGCCCGCCTGCGCGAGCTTGCCGCGCTGAGCGAGGCCGACCGCGCCAAGATCGGCGCCCGCGGCGCAGACCTCGTGCGCGCCATCCGTGGCAGCGCCAAGCCGGGACTGATGGAGGTCTTCCTCGCCGAATACGGTCTCTCGACCGACGAGGGCATCGCGCTGATGTGCCTTGCCGAGGCGCTGCTGCGTGTGCCCGATGCCGAGACTATCGACGCGCTGATCGAGGATAAGATCGCGCCCTCGGACTGGGGCAAGCACATGGGCCGGTCGACCTCTCCGCTGGTCAATGCCTCGACCTGGGCGCTGCTGCTCACCGGCAAGGTGCTCGATCCGAACCAGCGCCCCGGCCCCGTCGGCCACCTGCGCTCGGCCATGCGCCGTCTGGGCGAGCCGGTGATCCGCAAGGCCGTGGGCCGCGCGATGAAGGAAATGGGCGCGCAATTCGTGCTGGGCGAGACCATCCAGAGCGCGATGAAGCGTGGGTCGCAGCAGGAGGCCAAGGGCTACACCTACAGCTACGACATGCTGGGCGAAGCCGCGCGCACCGAGCCCGACGCGCTGCGCTATTTCACCGCCTATGCCGACGCGATCCGCGCCATCGGCAAAGCCGCCAAAAAGGACGATCTGCGCGACAACCCCGGCATCTCGGTCAAGCTCTCGGCGCTCTACCCGCGCTATGAAGAGGCCAAGCATGCCGACGTGATGCGCGTGCTGGTGCCGCGTCTGGTGGAACTGTGCGAAATGGCCGCCCAGTCGAAGATCGGCCTCAACATCGACGCCGAAGAGGCTGACCGCCTCGCCATCTCGCTCGACGTGATCGAGGCGGCGCTGGCCGCGCGCAGCCTCGACGGTTGGGACGGTTTTGGCGTGGTGGTGCAGGCCTACGGCAAGCGCGCCAGCCAGACGCTCGACTGGCTCTATGCCACCGCCCAGCGGCTCGACCGCAAGATCATGGTCCGCCTCGTGAAAGGCGCCTATTGGGACATGGAAATCAAGCGCGCGCAGGTCATGGGCCTGACCGATTTCCCGGTGTTCACCGCCAAGCACAACACCGACATTTCCTACATCGCCAACGCCCGCAAGCTGCTGGGCATGACCGACCGCATTTACCCGCAATTCGCCGGACACAACGCCCACACGGTGGCGGCGATTCTGCACATGGCTGGCGATGACCGCGACAGCTTTGAATTCCAGCGTCTGCACGGCATGGGCGAGCGGCTGCACGAGATCGTCCACGACAAGGAAAAGACCCGCTGCCGCATCTACGCGCCCGTCGGCGCGCACCGCGACCTGCTGGCCTATCTCGTCCGCCGTCTGCTGGAGAATGGCGCCAACAGTTCCTTCGTGAACCAGATCGTCGATGAAAGCGTCGCGCCCGAGACCGTGGCCGCCGATCCTTTCGCCGCCAAGGATGATCGCACGCTCGCCCGCGGCCCCGAGCTGTTCCAGCCCGAGCGCGCCAACTCCGAAGGCTTCGATCTCACCGACCGACCCACCATCGCCCGTATCGAGGCGGCGCGCGCGCCTTTCGCAGGCCATGTCTGGCAGGCCGGCCCGCTGCTCGCCTGTGACGCGCCCGTGGGCGCCACCGAGGACGTGGTAAACCCCGCCACCCTGCAAAAGACCGGCGAGATCACATGGGCCACCCCCGAGACCGTCGCCGCCGCTGCGACCGCCGCGCAGCCGTGGAGCGCCTCGCCCGCCGAGCGCGCTGCGGTGCTGAACAAGGCCGCCGATCTCTATGAGGCCAACTTCGGCGAGTTCTTCGCCGTGCTCGCCCGCGAGGCTGGCAAGACCCAGCTTGATGCGGTCGCCGAACTGCGCGAGGCGGTGGACTTCCTGCGCTATTACGCGGCCCGCACCGAAGGCGCTGCGCCGCAGGGCGTGTTTGCCTGCATCAGCCCGTGGAACTTCCCGCTGGCGATCTTCACCGGCCAGCTCAGCGCCGCGCTTGCGGCGGGCAACGCCGTGCTTGCCAAACCCGCCGAGCAGACGCTGCTCATCGCCTATCGCGCCATCCAGCTTCTGCACGAGGCCGGGGTGCCGAAAACCGCGCTGCAACTGCTGCCCGGTGCCGGAGACGTGGGCGCGGCGCTCACCTCGAACCCGGCGGTGAACGGCGTCGCCTTCACCGGCTCCACCGAGACCGCGCAGATCATCCATAAGTCCATCGCCAAACATCTCGCCCCCGGCACGCCCTTCATCGCCGAGACCGGCGGGCTCAACGCGATGATCGTCGACAGCACCGCCCTGCCCGAGCAGGCCGTGCAGGCGATCGTCGAGTCGGCCTTCCAGTCGGCGGGCCAGCGCTGCTCGGCGCTGCGCTGCCTCTACGTGCAGGAAGACATCGCGCCGCATTTCATCGAAATGCTGAAGGGCGCCATGGATGCGCTCAACCCGGCAGACCCGTGGCACCTCTCGACCGACCTCGGCCCGGTGATCGACGCCGAGGCGCAGGACGGCATCGACGCCCATGTGCAGGCAGCCCGGGCGGATGGTCGCCTGATCAAACAGATCAGCGTGCCCGGAACCGGGTATTTCGTGCCGCCGACGCTCATCAAGGTAAAGGGCATCGACGATCTGGAGCGTGAGATTTTCGGCCCGGTGCTGCATGTCGCCACCTTCCGCTCGGAAGAGCTCGACAAGGTGATCGACGCGATCAACGCGCGTGGCTACGGCCTCACCTTCGGGCTGCAGACGCGGATCGACGACCGGGTGCAGCACGTCACCGAGCGCGTGCACGCGGGCAATATCTACGTCAACCGCAACCAGATCGGCGCCATCGTCGGCAGCCAGCCCTTCGGCGGCGAGGGGCTCTCGGGCACCGGGCCGAAGGCGGGCGGGCCGCTCTATGTCGACCGCTTCCGCGCGCATCCCGCGCCCATGGCGGGCGGCACTTGGAGCACTGATGAGGTTGCCGCCCGGCTGGAGGAGGCGCTGAAGACCGCTGGCTGCGCCCCCCAGCCCGAGCGCCGCGACCTGCCCGGCCCGACCGGTGAGGCGAACCAGTACATGACGCTGGCGCGCGAGCCGGTGCTCTGCATGGGCCCCGGTCAGGAGGCCGCCGAGGCGCAGGCCGACGCGATCCGCGCGCTTGGCGGCGTGGCGATCACCGCGCACGGCAAGGTCGCCCCCGAAACGCTGGCCACGCTGAGCGGCATCTCTGCGGCGCTCTGGTGGGGCGATGCCGGTGCGGCCAGCGCCTACCGGCAGGCGCTGGCCGGACGCGAGGGCCCGATCCTGACACTGATCACCGGCGCCCCCGACAAGGGCCACGCCCGCGCCGAGCGTCACGTCTGCATCGACACCACCGCCTCGGGAGGCAACGCCGCGCTGCTCGGCGGCAATATGTAA
- a CDS encoding rhomboid family intramembrane serine protease, which yields MFPIRDHNPSGRTPYVTYGLILANVAIFLSYWGLFGDPRALNAFFDRWALFPAHIAEGYGYSGILTSMFLHGGLMHLLGNMLFLFIFGDNIEDALGHVRYLLFYLAAGVAAALLQFVADPTSTVPTVGASGAIAGVMGAYLLMFPKARVDILIILIIIFKVLPVPAWLLLAVWFGMQIFSGIGSAGAEGGVAYWAHVGGFLAGIAMIAPVWLARGGPAFWSRTHGTPPHPEARYVMSRTHVPRAGRRNNGSGRKGPWSRH from the coding sequence ATGTTTCCGATCCGCGATCACAACCCCTCGGGCCGCACGCCCTATGTCACCTACGGGCTGATCCTCGCCAATGTGGCGATCTTTCTCAGCTATTGGGGGCTCTTCGGCGATCCACGCGCGCTCAACGCCTTCTTCGACCGCTGGGCGCTGTTCCCGGCGCATATTGCCGAAGGCTATGGCTACAGCGGCATCCTGACCTCGATGTTCCTGCATGGCGGGCTGATGCACCTGCTGGGCAACATGCTGTTCCTGTTCATCTTCGGCGACAATATCGAGGACGCGCTGGGGCATGTGCGCTATCTGCTCTTCTATCTCGCCGCGGGCGTCGCGGCGGCGCTGCTGCAATTCGTCGCCGATCCGACCTCGACCGTGCCCACCGTCGGCGCCTCGGGCGCCATCGCCGGGGTGATGGGCGCCTATCTGCTGATGTTCCCCAAGGCGCGGGTCGATATCCTCATCATCCTGATCATCATCTTCAAGGTGCTGCCCGTGCCCGCGTGGCTGCTACTGGCGGTGTGGTTCGGCATGCAGATCTTCAGCGGCATCGGCAGCGCCGGGGCCGAGGGCGGCGTCGCCTATTGGGCGCATGTGGGCGGTTTCCTCGCGGGTATCGCGATGATCGCGCCGGTCTGGCTGGCGCGCGGCGGCCCGGCCTTCTGGAGCCGCACCCACGGCACCCCTCCCCACCCCGAGGCACGCTATGTTATGAGCCGGACGCATGTCCCGCGCGCCGGGCGCCGGAACAATGGAAGCGGAAGGAAGGGTCCATGGTCACGTCACTGA
- a CDS encoding META domain-containing protein, whose protein sequence is MRGLTIMALCLVAGPLAAQELPVHVELSCDEGAASLTLQGESGTLHYSGAEMPMARVQAASGVKLESIDDPETFVWTKGEDAMMRIAGQDLSNCTVATTSEVTGTPWTLATLDGAPVTDPAPEISFGEDGTLSGSAGCNTFTGTWATEEGMLEISPLATTRKACEPGVMAQEDAFLAFMGALSDLRFGPEGELQLIADDVTRATATR, encoded by the coding sequence ATGCGAGGTTTGACGATCATGGCGCTGTGCCTTGTGGCGGGGCCGCTGGCGGCACAGGAACTTCCGGTGCATGTGGAGCTTTCCTGCGACGAAGGGGCGGCGTCGCTGACCCTGCAGGGCGAAAGCGGCACGCTGCACTATAGTGGCGCGGAAATGCCCATGGCGCGGGTGCAGGCGGCCTCTGGCGTGAAGCTGGAGTCGATCGACGACCCGGAAACCTTCGTCTGGACCAAGGGCGAGGACGCGATGATGCGCATCGCCGGGCAGGACCTGAGCAATTGCACGGTCGCCACGACATCCGAGGTGACCGGCACCCCATGGACCTTGGCCACGCTTGATGGCGCGCCGGTCACCGATCCGGCGCCCGAGATCAGCTTTGGCGAGGATGGCACCCTGAGCGGCAGCGCCGGGTGCAACACGTTCACCGGCACTTGGGCGACGGAAGAGGGCATGCTGGAAATCAGCCCGCTCGCCACCACGCGGAAGGCCTGCGAGCCCGGCGTGATGGCGCAAGAGGATGCGTTTCTGGCGTTCATGGGCGCGCTGTCCGACCTGCGCTTCGGCCCGGAAGGAGAGCTTCAGTTGATCGCTGATGACGTCACGAGAGCGACCGCGACGCGCTGA
- a CDS encoding Lrp/AsnC family transcriptional regulator — translation MQNVTDEFDRFDRAILTTLAEEGRLSITELARRIGLSKSPTQARLRRLEDLGVIRGYRAILDPIQLGLDHVAFVEVRMSDTRESSLDAFNAAVAAIPEIEQVHLIAGNFDYLLKVRTSDMRSYRRVLAEKLSTLPHVSTTSTYVAMQAVKEDGLAEISG, via the coding sequence ATGCAAAACGTCACGGACGAATTCGATAGGTTCGACCGGGCGATTCTCACCACGCTGGCCGAGGAGGGGCGGCTGTCGATCACCGAACTGGCGCGGCGCATCGGGCTGTCGAAAAGCCCGACGCAGGCGCGTCTCCGGCGGCTTGAGGACCTTGGCGTGATCCGTGGTTATCGCGCCATTCTCGACCCGATCCAACTTGGGCTCGACCATGTGGCCTTCGTCGAAGTGCGCATGTCCGACACGCGCGAAAGCTCTCTCGACGCCTTCAACGCGGCGGTGGCGGCGATTCCCGAGATCGAGCAGGTCCATCTGATTGCAGGAAATTTTGACTATCTTCTCAAGGTCCGCACCTCGGATATGCGCAGCTACCGGCGGGTTCTGGCCGAAAAGCTTTCGACCCTGCCGCATGTCTCGACCACATCGACCTATGTTGCGATGCAGGCGGTCAAAGAAGACGGGCTGGCCGAAATCTCTGGCTGA
- a CDS encoding BCCT family transporter codes for MAKIEPPLSDLPIKTADKGFYNGFSLDVTVTSKLAVGGLVLWAVAFPDQAGNVLGGLNTFILANFATWYIYVMAFFVIVCLALAAWPAAGKLKLGHDDETPEFDNFSWFSMMFGAGIGVGMLTWAVAEPIYHFRNNPEVIQGLADGESMNNFMNAYKYSYLHWGFSAWSSYAIAGLALGYFTYRRGLPLTIRSSLTPLFGKALSGPLGHLVDIVAVIATILGVAQTLGFGVEQFVAGMSKIGIGDWLVTEEGNASPAGIVVALVVIMGASTLSALSGVGKGIKWLSNLNMALSIFLLAFLMIFGSTWFGLQALFMGMVDYIIALPKMLFTVYRPDGTETGDALSGWQGAWTVFYWAWWVAFAPFVGLFLARISRGRTIREFVLGAMIVPSIMCFVWFSFAGGTAIDMELSGLADGAIFASTDGGKIFTMTGIMLGDVLGWGMAVIIVILLMTYLVTSADSAVLIVNTINAAGDEGPKARPHIIFWGVTLGVVVGALLLVGGLTAIQTAMVIGALPFSVVMLLMCFGLFKAIYRDGLRARHGVPSVTVELPPAE; via the coding sequence ATGGCAAAGATTGAACCTCCCCTCTCAGATCTGCCGATCAAGACCGCCGACAAAGGCTTTTACAACGGCTTCTCGCTCGATGTGACCGTGACCTCCAAGCTCGCCGTGGGCGGGCTGGTGCTCTGGGCCGTCGCCTTCCCCGATCAGGCCGGAAACGTGCTTGGCGGGCTCAACACCTTCATCCTCGCCAACTTCGCCACGTGGTACATCTACGTGATGGCCTTCTTCGTGATCGTCTGCCTCGCGCTGGCGGCCTGGCCGGCGGCGGGCAAGCTGAAGCTGGGCCATGACGACGAGACACCGGAGTTCGACAACTTCTCGTGGTTCTCGATGATGTTCGGCGCGGGCATCGGCGTCGGCATGCTGACATGGGCGGTGGCAGAGCCGATCTACCACTTCCGCAACAACCCCGAGGTGATCCAGGGGCTGGCCGACGGCGAGAGCATGAACAACTTCATGAACGCCTATAAGTACAGCTACCTGCATTGGGGCTTCTCGGCGTGGTCCTCCTATGCCATCGCCGGGCTGGCGCTGGGGTATTTCACCTATCGTCGCGGGTTGCCGCTGACCATCCGCTCGTCGCTGACGCCGCTCTTCGGCAAGGCGCTCTCTGGCCCGCTCGGCCACCTAGTCGACATCGTGGCGGTGATCGCCACCATCCTCGGCGTGGCGCAGACGCTGGGCTTCGGCGTCGAGCAGTTCGTCGCGGGCATGAGCAAGATCGGCATCGGCGACTGGCTGGTGACCGAAGAGGGCAACGCCTCCCCGGCGGGCATCGTCGTGGCACTGGTGGTGATCATGGGGGCCTCGACGCTCTCGGCGCTGTCGGGCGTGGGCAAGGGCATCAAGTGGCTGTCGAACCTCAACATGGCGCTGTCGATCTTCCTGCTCGCCTTCCTGATGATCTTCGGCTCCACATGGTTCGGCCTGCAGGCGCTGTTCATGGGTATGGTCGATTACATCATCGCGCTGCCGAAGATGCTGTTCACCGTCTACCGCCCCGATGGCACCGAGACCGGTGACGCGCTCTCGGGCTGGCAGGGCGCCTGGACGGTGTTCTACTGGGCATGGTGGGTGGCCTTCGCGCCCTTCGTAGGTCTGTTCCTCGCCCGTATCTCGCGCGGCCGCACCATCCGCGAGTTCGTGCTAGGCGCGATGATCGTGCCGTCGATCATGTGCTTCGTCTGGTTCTCCTTCGCGGGCGGCACGGCGATCGACATGGAGCTTTCGGGCCTCGCCGATGGGGCGATCTTCGCCTCCACCGATGGCGGCAAGATCTTCACCATGACCGGCATCATGCTCGGCGATGTGCTGGGCTGGGGCATGGCGGTGATCATCGTGATCCTGCTGATGACCTATCTCGTCACCTCGGCGGACTCGGCGGTGCTGATCGTCAACACGATCAACGCAGCGGGCGACGAAGGTCCGAAGGCGCGGCCCCACATCATTTTCTGGGGCGTCACGCTGGGCGTCGTCGTCGGGGCGCTGCTGCTGGTCGGCGGGCTGACCGCGATCCAGACCGCCATGGTCATCGGCGCGCTGCCCTTCTCGGTGGTGATGCTGCTGATGTGCTTTGGCCTCTTCAAGGCGATCTACCGCGACGGGCTGCGCGCCCGCCACGGGGTGCCTTCGGTCACTGTTGAGCTGCCGCCCGCGGAGTGA
- a CDS encoding inositol monophosphatase family protein produces the protein MQGSANLNIMIKAARKAGRSLVKDFREVENLQVSMKGAGDFVSRADIAAEKILKEELLGARPTYGWLGEEGGGQDGEDPTRRWIVDPLDGTTNFLHGLPHWAISIALEHKGKIVAGVVFDPAKDEMFYAEKGAGAWLNDSRRLRVSGRHRMIEAIFATGVPFAAKKTLPATLKDFARLMPECAGVRRWGSAALDLAYVAAGRYDGYWERELNIWDIAAGSLIALEAGAMVEGVREDQDPMETGSILCASNNIFDPFAKVIREI, from the coding sequence ATGCAGGGCAGTGCCAACCTCAACATCATGATCAAGGCCGCGCGCAAGGCGGGCCGCTCGCTGGTCAAGGACTTTCGCGAGGTCGAAAACCTTCAGGTCTCGATGAAAGGGGCGGGCGATTTCGTGTCCCGCGCCGATATCGCCGCCGAGAAGATTCTCAAAGAAGAGCTTCTGGGCGCGCGCCCGACCTACGGCTGGCTGGGTGAAGAGGGCGGCGGTCAAGACGGCGAGGATCCGACCCGGCGCTGGATCGTCGATCCGCTGGATGGCACCACCAACTTCCTGCACGGGCTGCCGCATTGGGCGATCTCCATCGCGCTCGAGCACAAGGGCAAGATCGTCGCGGGTGTGGTCTTTGACCCGGCCAAGGACGAGATGTTCTACGCCGAGAAGGGCGCTGGCGCATGGCTCAACGACTCGCGCCGCCTGCGCGTCTCGGGCCGTCACCGGATGATCGAGGCGATCTTCGCCACCGGCGTGCCCTTTGCCGCCAAAAAGACCCTTCCCGCCACGCTGAAGGACTTTGCCCGCCTGATGCCGGAATGCGCCGGTGTGCGGCGCTGGGGCTCGGCGGCGCTCGATCTGGCCTATGTGGCCGCGGGCCGCTACGACGGCTACTGGGAGCGTGAGCTGAACATCTGGGACATCGCCGCGGGCTCGCTCATTGCGCTCGAAGCCGGGGCGATGGTCGAGGGCGTGCGCGAAGATCAGGACCCGATGGAAACCGGTTCGATCCTCTGCGCCAGCAACAACATCTTCGATCCCTTTGCCAAGGTGATCCGCGAAATCTGA
- a CDS encoding GFA family protein: protein MVTSLNDPAFKDGPVRVTCHCGACELSVTLVDGLSTARRCDCSFCRRRGAPAVSAPLDGVTVVKGADRLTLYQFGTNTAQHYFCSVCGIYMYHRRRSNPNEYGVNMGAIDGVNPSQYEIPWTDGVNHPSDR from the coding sequence ATGGTCACGTCACTGAACGATCCCGCATTCAAAGACGGCCCCGTTAGGGTCACCTGCCACTGCGGCGCCTGCGAGCTGTCGGTGACGCTGGTCGATGGGCTGAGCACCGCCCGCCGCTGCGACTGCTCCTTCTGCCGCCGCCGCGGCGCGCCCGCAGTCTCGGCGCCGCTTGATGGCGTGACGGTGGTGAAAGGCGCGGACCGGCTGACGCTCTACCAATTTGGCACCAACACCGCGCAACACTATTTCTGCTCGGTCTGCGGCATCTACATGTACCACCGCCGCCGCTCGAACCCCAATGAGTATGGCGTCAATATGGGCGCAATCGACGGCGTGAACCCGTCGCAATACGAGATCCCCTGGACCGATGGGGTCAACCATCCGTCCGACCGCTGA
- a CDS encoding HlyD family secretion protein, producing the protein MLEAILCSLVSLVPDYLYRRYAQGKRFGHELTLFSVWYELRWGLTLWIFLTVSLITVLFYYHPASISVSSYFRTVTILPQVSGRVSEIYVENNERVSAGDPLVRLDGLSQQAQVDAAQALLAETEASAKLAQTDLAQADAGIAQARAALVQAQEELARNEQLRDQGSSAVRLVEIERYENIVDQREAQLRAAELQKESAQQQIDEVLPAKLESARAQLALAKAEFDKTLISAGVDGRIEQLALQVGDFISPLARPAGIFVPTEAGKERFQGAFNQIAAQVIHPGMVGEMGCMSKPLDIIPLVVTEVQDVIPSGQLRPSDRLVDPQDDVRPGSVLVYLEPLYSDQPTNVPPGSSCTVMLYTDNHHRLEHEEMSTGKRVFLHVVDTIGVVHAAGLRLRMLFLPVQTLVFSGGH; encoded by the coding sequence ATGCTTGAAGCCATCCTTTGTTCGCTGGTCTCGCTCGTGCCGGACTACCTCTATCGCCGCTACGCGCAGGGCAAACGCTTTGGGCACGAACTGACGCTGTTTTCGGTCTGGTACGAATTGCGCTGGGGGCTGACGCTGTGGATTTTCCTCACCGTCTCGCTGATCACCGTGCTGTTCTACTATCACCCCGCCAGCATCTCGGTGTCGTCCTACTTCCGCACGGTGACGATCCTGCCGCAGGTGAGCGGGCGGGTGTCGGAGATTTACGTCGAGAACAATGAGAGGGTGTCGGCGGGCGATCCGCTGGTGCGGCTCGACGGGCTGTCGCAACAGGCGCAGGTGGATGCGGCGCAGGCGCTGCTGGCCGAGACCGAGGCTTCGGCGAAGCTGGCGCAGACCGATTTGGCGCAGGCCGACGCGGGTATCGCGCAGGCGCGCGCGGCCTTGGTTCAGGCGCAGGAAGAGTTGGCACGAAACGAGCAGCTGCGCGATCAGGGCTCGAGCGCGGTGCGGCTTGTGGAGATCGAGCGCTACGAGAATATCGTCGATCAGCGCGAGGCGCAGTTGCGGGCGGCCGAACTGCAGAAGGAAAGCGCGCAGCAGCAGATCGACGAGGTGCTGCCCGCCAAGCTCGAAAGCGCGCGGGCGCAGCTGGCGCTGGCCAAGGCCGAGTTTGACAAGACGCTGATCTCTGCCGGGGTCGATGGGCGGATCGAGCAACTGGCCCTGCAGGTGGGGGATTTCATCAGCCCGCTTGCGCGGCCCGCGGGGATCTTCGTGCCGACCGAGGCTGGAAAGGAGCGCTTTCAGGGCGCGTTCAACCAGATCGCCGCACAGGTGATCCATCCCGGCATGGTCGGAGAGATGGGCTGCATGAGCAAACCGCTCGACATCATTCCGCTGGTGGTGACCGAAGTGCAGGACGTGATTCCGTCCGGTCAGTTGCGTCCCTCGGATCGGCTTGTCGATCCGCAGGACGACGTGCGACCGGGCAGCGTGCTGGTCTATCTCGAGCCGCTTTATTCGGATCAGCCCACCAATGTGCCACCGGGCAGCAGCTGCACCGTGATGCTCTATACCGACAATCACCACCGGCTCGAACATGAGGAGATGAGCACCGGCAAGCGCGTCTTCCTGCATGTGGTGGACACGATTGGCGTCGTGCACGCGGCGGGGCTGCGGCTGCGGATGCTGTTCCTGCCGGTGCAGACACTGGTGTTTTCGGGCGGCCACTGA